One segment of Hippopotamus amphibius kiboko isolate mHipAmp2 chromosome 2, mHipAmp2.hap2, whole genome shotgun sequence DNA contains the following:
- the TLNRD1 gene encoding talin rod domain-containing protein 1, producing MASGSAGKPSGEAASPAPASAVGGACSQPRKRLVSVCDHCKGKMQLVADLLLLSSEARPVLFEGPASSGAGAESFEQCRDTIIARTKGLSILTHDVQSQLNMGRFGEAGDSLVELGDLVVSLTECSAHAAYLAAVATPGAQPAQPGLVDRYRVTRCRHEVEQGCAVLRATPLADMTPQLLLEVSQGLSRNLKFLTDACALASDKSRDRFSREQFKLGVKCMSTSASALLACVREVKAAPSELARSRCALFSGPLVQAVSALVGFATEPQFLGRAAAVSAEGKAVQTAILGGAMSVVSACVLLTQCLRDLAQHPDGGAKMSDHRERLRNSACAVSEGCTLLSQALRERSSPRTLPPVNSNSVN from the coding sequence GCGGCAGCGCTGGGAAGCCCAGTGGCGAGGCGGCTTCTCCGGCTCCAGCGAGCGCCGTCGGCGGGGCCTGCTCGCAGCCGCGGAAGAGGCTGGTGTCCGTGTGCGACCACTGCAAGGGCAAGATGCAGCTGGTGGCCGACCTGCTGCTGCTGTCGAGCGAGGCGCGGCCCGTGCTCTTCGAGGGCCCCGCCTCCTCTGGTGCCGGCGCCGAGTCCTTCGAGCAGTGCCGGGACACCATCATCGCGCGCACCAAGGGGCTCTCCATCCTCACCCACGACGTGCAGAGCCAGCTCAACATGGGCCGGTTCGGGGAGGCGGGGGACAGTCTGGTGGAGCTGGGCGACCTGGTGGTGTCCTTGACCGAGTGCTCCGCGCACGCAGCTTACCTGGCGGCCGTGGCCACGCCGGGCGCGCAGCCCGCGCAGCCGGGCCTGGTGGACCGCTACCGCGTGACGCGCTGCCGGCACGAGGTGGAGCAGGGCTGCGCCGTGCTGCGCGCCACCCCGCTGGCCGACATGACCCCGCAGCTGCTCCTGGAGGTGTCGCAGGGCCTGTCGCGCAACCTCAAGTTCCTGACGGATGCGTGCGCCCTGGCCAGCGACAAGTCCCGGGACCGCTTTTCGCGCGAGCAGTTCAAGCTGGGCGTCAAGTGCATGAGCACGAGCGCGTCGGCGCTGCTGGCCTGCGTGCGCGAGGTGAAGGCGGCGCCCAGCGAGCTGGCGCGGAGCCGCTGCGCGCTGTTCAGCGGGCCGCTGGTGCAGGCGGTCAGCGCCCTGGTGGGCTTCGCCACCGAGCCGCAGTTCCTGGGTCGCGCGGCGGCTGTGAGCGCCGAGGGCAAGGCGGTGCAGACCGCCATCCTGGGCGGCGCCATGAGCGTGGTGTCGGCCTGCGTGCTCCTGACCCAGTGCCTCAGGGATCTGGCGCAGCACCCCGACGGGGGCGCCAAGATGTCGGACCACAGGGAGAGGCTGAGGAACTCGGCCTGCGCCGTGTCTGAAGGCTGCACCCTGCTATCTCAGGCTTTAAGGGAGAGGTCTTCGCCCAGGACTTTACCGCCAGTGAATTCCAATTCTGTGAAttag